In bacterium, a single genomic region encodes these proteins:
- the csx2 gene encoding TIGR02221 family CRISPR-associated protein encodes MGRNVYISFLGTGAYQETRYVWGDREANPTPYVQSAEMQLLDGDSFDAVYIVATDAAKAAHYGALLEHLSAEVRKRTLLVSIGEEMSAEGQWGWFEALLGCVQQGDRLTIDLTHSYRTIPLVAATALNFLRKARGVTVDHVLYGAYEKNRERSPIVDIAAFLAVDDWADAVAALVREADARPLTAVAKNAPEFVAPRLRDSDLHAHLEALSVGLRVANVNGIRAAARAAEDRLAVATKSDATPVERILAEYSRGLLAPLAGEGPATGRYDLDYYAHQLDLAEKMLAHQLFMQAFTALREFVGSLGLRGEKKIGSADDRARRRAADVFYQMVNRKPDVWSFNGREELKAKCLPTYEAADACGAVDVLRRSVKILDKLRNGLDHAWTMKSIDGVDFADAGQRIVADFREALALLASARVVPAAAAEAAEE; translated from the coding sequence ATGGGGCGGAACGTCTACATCAGCTTCTTGGGAACCGGCGCCTATCAAGAGACTCGCTATGTGTGGGGGGATCGCGAAGCGAACCCGACGCCGTATGTCCAGTCGGCCGAGATGCAGTTGCTCGACGGCGACTCCTTCGACGCCGTGTACATCGTCGCGACGGACGCCGCGAAGGCGGCACACTACGGCGCGCTGCTCGAGCATTTGTCCGCGGAGGTGCGGAAGCGGACTTTGTTGGTTTCGATCGGCGAGGAGATGTCCGCGGAAGGTCAGTGGGGGTGGTTCGAGGCGCTGCTTGGCTGCGTGCAGCAGGGCGACCGACTGACCATCGACCTCACGCACAGCTACCGCACGATCCCGCTGGTCGCGGCGACGGCGCTCAACTTCCTGCGGAAGGCGCGCGGTGTCACTGTCGATCACGTTCTCTACGGGGCGTACGAAAAGAACCGCGAGCGGTCGCCGATCGTCGACATCGCCGCGTTCCTCGCCGTGGACGACTGGGCGGACGCCGTCGCGGCCCTTGTCCGCGAGGCGGACGCGCGGCCGCTGACCGCGGTCGCGAAGAACGCGCCGGAGTTCGTGGCGCCTCGCCTCCGCGATTCCGACCTGCACGCGCATCTTGAGGCGTTGTCGGTCGGCCTGCGCGTGGCGAACGTGAACGGGATCCGAGCTGCCGCGCGCGCCGCCGAGGACCGGTTGGCGGTCGCGACCAAGAGCGATGCCACGCCCGTGGAACGGATCTTGGCCGAGTATTCGCGCGGGTTGCTCGCTCCGCTGGCCGGCGAAGGCCCCGCGACCGGCCGCTACGATCTCGACTACTACGCGCACCAGCTCGATTTGGCCGAGAAGATGCTGGCTCATCAGCTGTTCATGCAGGCGTTCACGGCCCTTCGGGAGTTCGTCGGCAGCCTCGGCCTGCGCGGCGAGAAGAAGATCGGCTCGGCCGACGACCGGGCTCGCCGCCGCGCGGCGGACGTCTTCTATCAGATGGTGAACCGGAAACCCGACGTGTGGAGCTTCAACGGCAGGGAAGAGCTCAAGGCGAAGTGCCTGCCGACGTACGAGGCCGCGGATGCGTGCGGGGCGGTCGACGTGCTGCGGCGGTCGGTCAAGATCTTGGACAAGCTGCGCAACGGCTTGGACCATGCGTGGACGATGAAGTCGATCGACGGCGTCGATTTCGCCGACGCCGGGCAGCGCATCGTCGCCGACTTTCGCGAGGCTCTGGCGCTCCTCGCCTCTGCGCGGGTCGTTCCTGCCGCGGCGGCGGAGGCGGCCGAAGAATGA
- the cas6 gene encoding CRISPR system precrRNA processing endoribonuclease RAMP protein Cas6: MSDAPAAAFEEAFLDALVELPMLRLSARFEVPLPLAWREPASVLRGALGAELRRTARRPHDGQVCPPEACCPYCTLFEPQPRRPEAGSLTPPHPLIVSATEAEWASGRFDVALVGAAARFADPVVASLERIFERGLGAKAIRGRITSWTTIGAGGEVDPRGAPINVGAEVRRRVRDWRGAPSLQLWTVSPVRLTAAINAEPRLSPRALTFAAARRAASLSAYFGGGAPALPLTQDVIASAEAVEPLEEAWRWKDGVRFSARQRRDVPLGGVVGHGTYRGWTDPLLAVLGAGVVLGVGKSCSFGLGRLRVRVKERSPAAD; encoded by the coding sequence ATGAGCGACGCGCCCGCGGCGGCGTTCGAGGAGGCGTTCCTCGACGCCTTGGTCGAACTGCCGATGCTGCGGCTCTCGGCCCGCTTCGAGGTGCCGCTGCCGCTCGCGTGGCGCGAGCCGGCGTCGGTGCTGCGCGGGGCCTTGGGCGCGGAGCTGCGGCGCACGGCGCGCCGGCCCCACGACGGCCAGGTCTGCCCGCCCGAGGCGTGCTGCCCCTACTGCACGCTCTTCGAGCCGCAGCCGCGTCGCCCCGAAGCCGGATCTCTCACGCCGCCGCATCCGCTGATCGTCTCCGCCACGGAGGCGGAGTGGGCTTCGGGCCGGTTCGACGTCGCGCTCGTCGGCGCCGCGGCGCGCTTCGCGGATCCGGTCGTCGCCTCGCTCGAGCGGATCTTCGAGCGCGGCCTCGGCGCGAAGGCGATCCGCGGCCGGATCACGTCGTGGACGACGATCGGCGCCGGCGGAGAAGTTGACCCGCGCGGCGCGCCGATCAACGTCGGCGCGGAAGTGCGTCGCCGCGTTCGAGACTGGCGCGGCGCGCCGTCCCTGCAGCTCTGGACCGTGAGTCCGGTGCGGCTCACGGCGGCGATCAACGCCGAGCCGCGCCTCTCGCCCCGCGCGCTGACCTTCGCCGCGGCGCGTCGCGCGGCCTCGCTCTCCGCCTACTTCGGCGGCGGCGCGCCGGCGCTGCCGCTCACGCAGGACGTCATCGCCTCCGCGGAGGCCGTGGAGCCGCTCGAAGAGGCGTGGCGCTGGAAGGACGGCGTTCGCTTTTCGGCCCGTCAGCGTCGGGACGTGCCGTTGGGCGGCGTCGTCGGCCACGGCACCTACAGAGGCTGGACCGATCCGCTGCTCGCGGTCCTCGGGGCGGGCGTCGTTCTCGGCGTCGGCAAGAGCTGCAGCTTCGGACTGGGACGTTTGAGGGTTCGCGTCAAGGAACGTTCTCCCGCCGCCGATTGA
- a CDS encoding CRISPR-associated primase-polymerase type A1: MDVGELVREIEGLLADGRNFEALRAAADLFGPDAPDHGAERRRVAALAERLGLVDPAAACWERVLVDDPLDAEALRRLAGLRRAAGRVDDALDLLRRWRSLAADDADPLRDELELLLEAGRLDQARALVAAESARRDADDAVALELQGMLDDFLASPQEEEEGAGLFDDRPAVRRAPAPAPVGETPARVPTDAEVTRFLHRFAGREDVHARMWCDENGRVGYAPVREPLTPQGARNHLLGNLTLGVYPLRHDGRVSFFAVDLDVTKTALERAKGDPEAARRTREGIRAVSQSILARFGELGLPALMESSGYKGRHFWVFLDPPQPAARVYPLGRQLLAWLDPEGEDLSLEFFPKQGDARGGIGNLIKLPLGVHLKTGRRSRLLDREGRPVDDAHELLRATPCADETALAAAETFLREKVGAAPAPRRRPAERGVVREMPDRELGPAPPPPPPPWTEADFDRDPQVKALFERCAVLGALRRRIEEHRRVSAAEIAVLRNTVGHLVAGPLAVNFLLGRCEDVPSVEFMQSPLRGSPSSCSRIRQRVPHLAGMVACSCVFDEAAGLYPTPLRHVEGIAATPQSVEESVLGDAARRTPEDLARLLGALERRRGELEEQIAGLKKTLLEVIAAGGRERVDLPEGAYVRRSEEGIETLVWVAAGAASDAAAPAEGEGTGAA, translated from the coding sequence ATGGACGTTGGCGAACTCGTCCGCGAGATCGAGGGGCTTCTCGCGGACGGCCGCAACTTCGAGGCGCTGCGCGCCGCGGCCGATCTGTTCGGTCCGGACGCGCCCGATCACGGCGCCGAGCGGCGACGCGTGGCCGCGCTGGCGGAGCGGCTCGGTCTCGTCGATCCGGCCGCCGCCTGCTGGGAGCGCGTCCTCGTGGACGATCCGCTCGACGCGGAGGCGTTGCGGCGGCTCGCCGGCCTGCGCCGGGCGGCGGGACGGGTGGACGACGCCCTCGACCTCCTGCGCCGCTGGCGCTCGCTCGCCGCCGACGACGCCGATCCGCTGCGCGACGAACTCGAGCTCCTGCTCGAGGCGGGCCGCCTGGATCAGGCGCGCGCCTTGGTCGCCGCCGAATCGGCGCGCCGCGACGCCGACGACGCCGTCGCCCTCGAACTGCAAGGGATGCTCGACGACTTCCTCGCCTCGCCGCAGGAGGAGGAGGAAGGCGCCGGGCTGTTCGACGACCGCCCCGCCGTCCGCCGCGCCCCGGCGCCGGCCCCGGTCGGCGAAACGCCGGCGCGCGTCCCCACCGACGCCGAGGTGACGCGCTTCCTCCATCGCTTCGCGGGCCGCGAGGACGTGCACGCCCGGATGTGGTGCGACGAGAACGGCCGGGTCGGCTACGCGCCGGTCCGCGAGCCGCTCACGCCGCAGGGCGCGCGCAACCACCTGCTCGGCAACCTCACGCTCGGCGTCTACCCGCTGCGCCACGACGGGCGCGTGTCGTTCTTCGCCGTTGATCTCGACGTCACGAAGACCGCCTTGGAACGGGCGAAAGGGGACCCGGAGGCGGCGCGACGCACGCGGGAGGGGATCCGCGCCGTGAGCCAATCGATCCTCGCGCGCTTCGGCGAGCTGGGCCTGCCGGCGCTGATGGAGAGCTCGGGGTACAAAGGACGGCACTTCTGGGTCTTCCTCGATCCGCCGCAGCCGGCGGCGCGCGTCTATCCGCTGGGCCGGCAGCTTCTCGCGTGGCTTGATCCCGAAGGCGAAGACCTCAGCCTGGAGTTCTTCCCCAAGCAGGGCGACGCGCGGGGCGGCATCGGCAATCTGATCAAGCTCCCCTTGGGCGTCCACCTCAAGACGGGGCGCCGCTCGCGTCTGCTCGACCGCGAGGGCCGCCCGGTGGACGACGCGCACGAGCTGCTCCGCGCGACCCCCTGCGCCGACGAGACCGCGCTGGCCGCCGCCGAGACGTTCCTGCGCGAGAAGGTCGGCGCCGCGCCCGCGCCGCGACGCCGACCGGCCGAGCGGGGCGTGGTGCGGGAAATGCCCGACCGCGAACTCGGCCCCGCGCCGCCGCCGCCGCCCCCGCCGTGGACGGAGGCCGACTTCGACCGCGATCCGCAGGTCAAGGCGCTCTTCGAGCGCTGCGCGGTGCTGGGCGCGCTTCGGCGGCGGATCGAGGAGCACCGGCGCGTCTCCGCGGCGGAGATCGCCGTGCTCCGCAACACGGTCGGCCATCTGGTCGCCGGACCGCTGGCCGTGAACTTTCTCCTCGGCCGCTGCGAGGACGTCCCGTCGGTGGAGTTCATGCAGAGCCCGCTGCGCGGCAGTCCGTCGTCCTGTTCGCGGATCCGGCAGCGGGTGCCCCACCTCGCCGGCATGGTGGCCTGCTCCTGCGTTTTCGACGAGGCGGCGGGGCTCTACCCGACGCCGCTGCGGCACGTCGAGGGGATCGCCGCGACGCCGCAGTCCGTCGAGGAGTCGGTGCTCGGCGACGCGGCACGGCGGACCCCGGAGGATCTGGCGCGTCTTCTCGGCGCGCTCGAACGGCGGCGCGGCGAACTCGAGGAACAGATCGCGGGCCTCAAGAAGACGCTGCTGGAGGTGATCGCCGCCGGCGGCCGCGAGCGAGTCGATCTGCCCGAGGGCGCGTACGTGCGGCGCTCCGAGGAAGGGATCGAGACGCTTGTCTGGGTCGCCGCCGGCGCGGCCTCCGACGCCGCCGCGCCCGCGGAAGGCGAGGGAACGGGGGCGGCGTGA